The DNA sequence ATAAAAACGGCCAGCATCAGAGAGCGGGAGGTGGGCTTCATGGATGTCCCTCTTGATACAGCCAGCGGATGAACAGGGCGGCGTTGGGTACGCGATGCACCGGTTGCCGGAAGGAGCGGTGGGCTAATTCTATCACGAGGTGCCCCTGGGCAAGATGAAGACGCTGCATCTCCTGCCAGGGGATGTGACGGCGCCCGATTTGCATGCCGTTCGGCCAGGCCAGCCAGCGTCCTAAAGGGATGGCCTGACCCTGCTCCCAGGTCTGGCGCCAACGGGCGGCGAGGTGGGGGTAAAGTTGGACTTGGAGGTAGGATAGGGCCTGTCTAATGGCTTGGGGGACGGGCGTGATTTGCCAGCGGCCTTTGGCCGTCAGCAGGTGCAGGCGTTGGTGATGGGGGGCGAAGTCGGTGACCAGGCCCTGGACCTCCTTCCAGGGGATGGTGGGCTGCCTGGGCCCAGGGGAGATCCCCTGAGGGGTGAGCCGCCACAGGGCACGAGCGCGGCGCCAGCGAGGGAAGGCGTAGGCCAGGGTGAGGAGGGCCCCCAACGCAGAGGCCAGCAGGTAGGGACGGGGCCAGAGGGCGGCGGCAGCCAGGCCGTACTTCGTGTAGCCAAAGTAAGCCCACCACAGGCCATACCCTGCCGTGCCTAAGGTCCACAGCGCACCAGTTCCGGCGAACAGACGCTCGCCGAGGCTCCAGGGACGACCAGGGACCAGCATGGAAGTCTTCATCGTTCAGGATGCCCCCTGAGAGGATTGAGGAAAAGGCCGGATGTGGAGCGCGCGCCCGGCTCTGTGTGTGTGGGGGGGCCGCCCTCCGGGGCGGGATGCAGAAAAAGCCCCTTACGCGGCGGGATCGGTGGCGTAAGGGGCCAGGCTTTGCCGCAAATCGTTGATGTGCTTGGCTAAACTCCCCAGCACGCCGTTGATGAAGCGCGGCGAACTGTCCGAGCCGTAGCGTTTGGCCAGTTCCACGGCTTCATTGATGGCCACCTTGAGGGGGGTCTGGCCGTAAATGGCCATCTCCCACAGGGCGATGCGCAGGATGTTGCGGTCAATGGGGGAGATGTGTTCGATGGGCCATTCGGGCGCATGACGGGCGATGTGATCGTCCAAAATAGGGCGCAGGGGCACCACCCCAAAGGTGATTTGGCGGGCGAACTCGGCCAATCGGTCCTCCAGAGGGTGTTCCGCCAGCCGCTCGCGCAGGGCGGTGCCCGGCGTGTGGTTGGTGAGATCTAGTTCGTAAAGCACTTGAAGCGCGATGGCGCGAGCGTGGGTGCGAGCCTTCATGATGAGGTCGTGCTTCCGTTGTTCGGGTAGTGGATGTCTTCGATGTGCACATTGATGTGGCCCACGGCCATGCCGACCATTTCTTCAATGGCCCGGGCCACGGCTTTTTGCACTTCGCGGCTCACCTGGCGCAGGTTTACAT is a window from the Anaerolineae bacterium genome containing:
- the nusB gene encoding transcription antitermination factor NusB; translation: MKARTHARAIALQVLYELDLTNHTPGTALRERLAEHPLEDRLAEFARQITFGVVPLRPILDDHIARHAPEWPIEHISPIDRNILRIALWEMAIYGQTPLKVAINEAVELAKRYGSDSSPRFINGVLGSLAKHINDLRQSLAPYATDPAA